Proteins encoded by one window of Dietzia sp. B32:
- the thiD gene encoding bifunctional hydroxymethylpyrimidine kinase/phosphomethylpyrimidine kinase, with product MVDDGPTTAARVPRVLCIAGTDPSGGAGLLADTKAVAAMGGYGMGAVTAVTVQNTVGVSGVHAVPVDIVIAQLDAVADDVTIDAVKIGMLGEAGLVEAVGDWLRRRRPPHVVLDPVMVATTGGRLATDDAARMLRDLVPLVDLVTPNVPELAVLCGGEPAEHIETIVGQAELVHEQTGCAVLATTGDLEDGSAEDVLVESEGDRRTTLRLPFVRVDTPHTHGTGCSLSSALATARVGARDWEAAYRRVRPWIDGALQGGLALDVGHGSGPLDHTWFLHH from the coding sequence GTGGTTGACGACGGACCCACCACCGCGGCTCGGGTTCCGCGGGTGCTGTGCATCGCGGGCACGGACCCGTCCGGCGGGGCCGGACTGCTCGCCGACACCAAGGCGGTCGCCGCGATGGGCGGGTACGGGATGGGTGCCGTCACCGCGGTCACCGTCCAGAACACCGTCGGGGTGTCCGGGGTGCACGCCGTGCCCGTCGACATCGTCATCGCCCAGCTCGACGCCGTTGCCGATGACGTGACCATCGACGCCGTCAAGATCGGCATGCTCGGCGAAGCCGGGCTCGTCGAGGCGGTGGGCGACTGGCTTCGTCGTCGTCGACCTCCCCACGTCGTCCTCGACCCGGTCATGGTCGCCACCACCGGCGGCAGGCTCGCCACAGACGACGCGGCACGGATGCTGCGCGACCTCGTCCCGCTCGTCGACCTCGTCACCCCCAACGTCCCGGAACTCGCGGTCCTGTGCGGCGGTGAACCCGCGGAGCACATCGAGACCATCGTCGGGCAGGCCGAACTGGTGCACGAGCAGACCGGCTGCGCGGTGCTCGCCACGACCGGGGACCTCGAGGACGGCAGCGCCGAGGACGTGCTGGTGGAGTCCGAGGGGGACCGGCGCACGACGCTGCGGCTCCCGTTCGTCCGCGTCGACACCCCGCACACCCACGGCACCGGGTGTTCGCTGTCCTCGGCGCTGGCCACCGCCAGGGTGGGGGCCCGCGACTGGGAGGCGGCCTACCGTCGCGTCCGGCCGTGGATCGACGGGGCGCTGCAGGGCGGGCTCGCGCTGGACGTGGGACACGGTTCCGGTCCGCTCGACCACACGTGGTTCCTGCACCACTGA
- the argB gene encoding acetylglutamate kinase, translated as MTTAMNDGSTELTPFVRAHVLAEALPWLQKFHDKIVVVKYGGNAMVDDDLKAAFAADMVFLRTCGLKPVVVHGGGPQITSMLGRLGMEGEFRGGFRVTTPEVMDIVRMVLFGQVGRELVGLINAHGPYAVGISGEDAGLFTAVRRTAMVDGEPTDIGLVGDVESVDPRAVLDLIEAGRIPVVSTIAPDSDGTVHNINADSAAGALAAALGAEKLIVLTDVEGLYTDWPDRSSLVTHLGTEPLERLLPSLESGMVPKMEACLRAVRGGVHAAHVIDGRVEHSVLLEILTEGGIGTMVTEGNHETRSPAGVDR; from the coding sequence ATGACCACAGCGATGAACGACGGTTCCACCGAACTGACGCCGTTCGTCCGCGCGCACGTCCTCGCCGAGGCACTGCCGTGGCTGCAGAAGTTCCACGACAAGATCGTCGTGGTGAAGTACGGCGGCAATGCGATGGTCGACGACGACCTCAAGGCGGCCTTCGCGGCGGACATGGTGTTCCTGCGGACCTGCGGGCTCAAGCCCGTCGTGGTCCACGGGGGCGGTCCGCAGATCACCTCGATGCTCGGCCGACTGGGCATGGAGGGTGAGTTCCGCGGCGGGTTCCGGGTCACCACTCCCGAGGTCATGGACATCGTCCGCATGGTGCTGTTCGGCCAGGTCGGACGCGAGCTTGTCGGGCTCATCAACGCGCACGGCCCGTATGCGGTCGGGATCTCCGGCGAGGACGCAGGCCTGTTCACCGCGGTCCGCCGGACGGCGATGGTCGACGGGGAGCCCACCGACATCGGTCTGGTCGGCGATGTGGAATCGGTGGACCCGCGCGCCGTGCTCGATTTGATCGAGGCCGGACGGATCCCGGTGGTGTCGACCATCGCACCCGACTCCGACGGCACCGTCCACAACATCAATGCCGACTCGGCGGCCGGCGCACTCGCGGCGGCACTCGGCGCGGAGAAACTCATCGTCCTCACCGACGTGGAGGGCCTCTACACCGACTGGCCGGACCGTTCCTCGCTCGTGACCCACCTCGGTACCGAGCCGCTCGAGCGGCTCCTACCGTCCCTCGAGAGCGGGATGGTGCCGAAGATGGAGGCCTGCCTGCGCGCGGTCCGGGGCGGGGTCCACGCCGCCCACGTCATCGACGGACGCGTCGAGCACTCGGTGCTCCTCGAGATACTCACCGAAGGGGGCATCGGGACCATGGTCACCGAGGGCAACCACGAAACCCGGTCACCGGCAGGAGTCGACAGATGA
- a CDS encoding acetylornithine transaminase: MSTTHTDTHTSTDLTSRWDSALMRNYGTPPLELISGTGVTVTAADGREYTDLLGGIAVNSLGHAHPAVVEAVSRQVAELGHVSNLYLHPRVVELAERLESLLAVDQPVRAFFCNSGAEANEAAFKIARRTGRSRILAAQNGFHGRTMGALAMTGQPAKRAPFEPMPAGVEFFPYGDIEALTALVETAPDDTAAVIVEPIQGEGGVVEPPEGFLADVRALCTAHGILMIVDEVQTGIARTGAMFACRKAGVVPDVITLAKGLGGGLPIGACLGVGTAGELLTAGQHGTTFGGNPVSCAAALAVLETIESDDLVAHVDRLGKVIAAEIECLDHPLVDHVRGRGLLLGMVLTAPAAKAVEEAARDAGYLVGATTADVVRLAPPLILTEQQVAEFVSALPGILDTASSTIAAQKESSS; the protein is encoded by the coding sequence ATGAGCACCACGCACACCGACACCCACACCTCCACCGACCTCACCTCACGGTGGGACTCCGCCCTCATGCGCAACTACGGCACCCCGCCACTCGAGTTGATCTCGGGAACCGGGGTCACGGTCACGGCCGCCGACGGGCGCGAGTACACGGACCTGCTCGGCGGGATCGCCGTGAACTCCCTCGGCCACGCCCACCCCGCGGTCGTCGAGGCGGTCAGCCGCCAGGTGGCCGAGCTGGGGCACGTCTCCAACCTGTACCTCCACCCCAGGGTGGTGGAGCTGGCCGAGCGGCTCGAGTCCCTGCTGGCCGTCGACCAACCCGTCCGGGCCTTCTTCTGCAACTCCGGAGCCGAGGCCAACGAGGCCGCGTTCAAGATCGCCCGGCGCACGGGCCGGTCCCGGATCCTCGCCGCGCAGAACGGCTTCCACGGCCGGACGATGGGGGCGTTGGCGATGACCGGCCAGCCCGCTAAGCGCGCGCCGTTCGAGCCGATGCCCGCCGGCGTCGAGTTCTTCCCCTACGGCGACATCGAGGCCCTCACCGCGCTCGTGGAGACGGCCCCGGACGACACCGCCGCGGTGATCGTCGAGCCGATTCAGGGCGAGGGCGGCGTCGTCGAACCGCCCGAGGGCTTCCTCGCGGACGTCCGGGCCCTGTGCACCGCCCACGGGATCCTCATGATCGTCGACGAGGTCCAGACCGGCATCGCCCGCACGGGCGCGATGTTCGCCTGCCGCAAGGCCGGGGTCGTCCCCGACGTGATCACCCTGGCCAAGGGGCTCGGCGGCGGGCTGCCCATCGGCGCCTGCCTCGGCGTCGGCACCGCCGGCGAGCTGCTCACCGCCGGCCAGCACGGCACCACCTTCGGCGGGAACCCCGTCTCGTGCGCCGCGGCGCTCGCGGTGCTCGAGACCATCGAGTCCGACGACCTCGTGGCGCACGTCGACCGCCTCGGGAAGGTCATCGCCGCCGAGATCGAGTGCCTCGACCACCCGCTCGTGGACCACGTGCGCGGCCGGGGCCTGCTGCTCGGGATGGTGCTCACCGCGCCGGCCGCCAAGGCGGTGGAGGAGGCGGCGCGCGACGCCGGCTACCTGGTGGGTGCCACCACCGCGGACGTGGTCCGGCTCGCGCCACCGCTCATCCTCACCGAACAGCAGGTCGCCGAGTTCGTCTCCGCACTGCCCGGGATCCTCGACACCGCGTCGTCCACCATCGCAGCCCAGAAGGAGTCCTCGTCATGA
- the argC gene encoding N-acetyl-gamma-glutamyl-phosphate reductase, producing MAITVAVAGASGYAGGEFLRLILGHPSYASGELEIGALAAGSSAGQSMGEHHPHLLPLADRVLVETSADTLAGHDVVVLGLPHGHSAAIAEQLGPDVLVVDLGADFRLSDAGDWTAYYGSDHAGTWPYGLPELPGAREALRSTRRIAVPGCFPTGATLALFPAVAAGLVDPSAITIVSVTGASGAGKAAKVPMLAAEVMGSAKAYGVTTHRHTPEIIQNLRAVTDAEVSVSFTPVLAPMARGILTTAVAPTTATAEELRAVYAAAFGDEPFVHVLPAGVQPMTASVLGSNAVQLGIEVDERAGRAVLTAAIDNLAKGTAGGAIQSMNLALGLPETAGLSTVGLAP from the coding sequence ATGGCAATCACGGTAGCGGTCGCAGGTGCTTCGGGTTACGCGGGCGGGGAGTTCCTCCGCCTCATCCTGGGGCACCCCTCCTACGCCTCGGGTGAGCTCGAGATCGGCGCCCTCGCCGCCGGGTCGAGTGCCGGACAGTCGATGGGGGAGCACCACCCGCATCTCCTGCCGCTCGCGGACCGCGTCCTCGTGGAAACGAGCGCGGACACCCTCGCGGGTCACGACGTGGTGGTGCTGGGTCTGCCCCACGGGCACTCCGCGGCGATCGCCGAACAGCTCGGACCGGACGTCCTCGTCGTCGACCTGGGCGCGGATTTCCGGCTCTCGGACGCGGGCGACTGGACGGCGTACTACGGCTCCGACCACGCCGGGACCTGGCCCTACGGGCTCCCTGAGCTCCCCGGCGCGCGCGAGGCGCTGCGGTCCACCCGTCGTATCGCGGTCCCGGGGTGTTTCCCCACCGGAGCCACGCTGGCCTTGTTCCCCGCGGTCGCGGCCGGTCTCGTCGACCCCTCCGCCATCACGATCGTCTCGGTGACCGGCGCGTCGGGTGCCGGCAAGGCCGCCAAGGTCCCGATGCTCGCCGCCGAGGTCATGGGCTCGGCCAAGGCCTATGGGGTGACCACCCACCGGCACACCCCGGAGATCATCCAGAACCTCCGCGCGGTCACCGACGCGGAGGTGTCGGTGAGCTTCACCCCGGTCCTCGCTCCCATGGCCCGCGGCATCCTCACCACCGCGGTCGCGCCCACGACGGCGACCGCCGAGGAACTCCGCGCGGTGTACGCCGCGGCGTTCGGCGACGAGCCGTTCGTCCACGTCCTGCCCGCGGGCGTGCAGCCCATGACCGCATCCGTCCTCGGGTCCAATGCGGTACAGCTCGGCATCGAGGTCGACGAGCGCGCCGGCCGGGCGGTGTTGACCGCGGCGATCGACAACCTGGCCAAGGGCACCGCCGGCGGCGCGATCCAGTCGATGAACCTCGCGCTCGGCCTCCCGGAGACCGCCGGCCTCAGTACGGTCGGGCTGGCCCCGTGA
- the pheT gene encoding phenylalanine--tRNA ligase subunit beta: MRIAQSWLTEILQRANDGWSVSPAELDAGFVRVGLEVEGEPEQLPEISGPLTIGRVSSIEELEGFKKPIRFCLVDVGADEPQQIVCGARNFASGDLVVVALPGTVLPGGFEIGRRKTYGRPSEGMICSASELGIGSDHSGIIVLAEGTAQPGDAAAPVLAAGAGERDTVIELNVTPDRGYCLSARGLARELACGFDLDFVDPAAELGLPSEKETWPLEVAAESGAQRFALRRVTGIDPSARTPWWMARRLLLSGVRPISPAVDVTNYVMLESGHPMHAFDAARLQGGLTVRRARAGETLTTLDDIERTLDPEDVVICDDRGPISMAGVMGGASTEVSDETTDVLLEAAVWDTLAVFRTIRRHKLPSEAGKRYERGVDAAASIAALDRAATLLAEITGGTVEASLTDVGSAPVMPTIAFDPDRPSRVAGVGYPAGTARRRLEQIGCAVAGDDAVLLEVTPPAWRPDLTLPADLVEEVLRLEGLENIPSVLPTAPAGRGLTAVQRGRRAVGHALAAAGHVEVLTSPFCDPAVFDAMGLDDDDERRSTMSVVNPLESDKAHLATTLVPSLVEIARRNITRGTRDLALFSVAQVSFRTPATSGVDMLPVDREPTLRERDKLAASLPEQPLHVAALYTGRREPAGHFGPGREADALDAVEAARIVGRALGAEVEVRAAERAPWHPGRCVEVLVDAGAADDGSSDAGAGVAVVVGHAGELHPAACERLGLPARTCAVELDLTAIGAREVLPAPTISPFPSVNQDVALVVDAAVPAAEVEAALRSGGGELLESVRLFDVYTGAQLGDGRKSLAYALTFRAGDRTLTEDEASAWRTAAVEAAEAAVGASLRG, encoded by the coding sequence GTGCGAATTGCGCAGTCCTGGCTGACCGAGATCCTGCAGCGGGCCAACGACGGCTGGTCGGTGAGCCCGGCCGAGCTCGACGCCGGCTTCGTGCGCGTCGGCCTCGAGGTGGAGGGCGAGCCGGAGCAGCTGCCCGAGATCTCCGGCCCGCTCACCATCGGCCGGGTCAGCAGCATCGAGGAGCTGGAGGGCTTCAAGAAGCCCATCCGGTTCTGCCTGGTCGACGTGGGCGCCGACGAGCCGCAGCAGATCGTGTGTGGCGCGCGGAACTTCGCTTCGGGTGACCTCGTGGTCGTCGCGCTGCCGGGCACCGTCCTGCCGGGCGGGTTCGAGATCGGCAGGCGCAAGACCTACGGCAGGCCGAGCGAGGGCATGATCTGCTCGGCCTCCGAGCTGGGGATCGGCTCAGACCACAGCGGGATCATCGTCCTCGCCGAGGGCACCGCCCAGCCCGGGGACGCCGCGGCTCCGGTTCTCGCTGCAGGCGCCGGCGAGCGGGACACCGTGATCGAACTCAACGTGACGCCGGACCGTGGTTACTGCCTGTCGGCCCGCGGTCTGGCCCGCGAGCTCGCGTGCGGTTTCGACCTCGACTTCGTCGATCCCGCGGCCGAACTCGGGCTGCCGTCGGAGAAGGAGACCTGGCCGCTCGAGGTGGCCGCCGAGTCCGGGGCCCAGCGGTTCGCGTTGCGTCGGGTCACCGGCATCGACCCGTCGGCGCGGACCCCGTGGTGGATGGCCCGTCGCCTGCTGCTCTCGGGTGTGCGACCGATCTCCCCGGCCGTCGACGTCACCAACTACGTCATGCTCGAGTCGGGGCACCCGATGCATGCCTTCGACGCCGCGCGTCTGCAGGGCGGGCTCACCGTCCGCCGGGCCCGGGCGGGGGAGACGCTCACGACCCTCGACGACATCGAGCGCACGCTCGATCCGGAGGACGTCGTCATCTGCGACGACCGCGGACCGATCTCGATGGCCGGTGTCATGGGTGGCGCCAGCACCGAGGTCTCCGACGAGACCACCGACGTCCTGCTCGAGGCCGCCGTGTGGGACACCCTCGCGGTGTTCCGGACCATCCGCCGACACAAGCTCCCGAGCGAGGCGGGCAAGCGCTATGAGCGAGGGGTCGACGCGGCCGCGTCCATCGCGGCACTCGACCGCGCGGCGACCCTGCTCGCCGAGATCACCGGCGGCACCGTGGAGGCCTCGTTGACGGACGTCGGATCCGCCCCCGTCATGCCGACGATCGCCTTCGACCCCGACCGCCCCTCCCGGGTGGCGGGGGTCGGGTACCCGGCTGGGACCGCGCGCAGGCGGTTGGAGCAGATCGGCTGCGCCGTCGCCGGGGACGACGCCGTCCTGCTCGAGGTGACCCCTCCGGCGTGGCGCCCCGACCTGACCCTCCCCGCGGACCTGGTCGAGGAGGTGCTGCGACTGGAGGGACTCGAGAACATCCCGTCGGTCCTGCCCACCGCTCCCGCCGGTCGCGGCCTCACCGCCGTCCAGCGCGGCCGACGCGCCGTGGGCCACGCCCTGGCCGCGGCCGGGCACGTCGAGGTGCTGACCTCCCCGTTCTGCGATCCGGCGGTGTTCGACGCGATGGGACTGGACGACGACGACGAGCGCCGCAGCACCATGTCCGTGGTCAACCCCCTGGAGAGCGACAAGGCGCATCTGGCGACCACGCTGGTGCCCTCGCTGGTCGAGATCGCCCGCCGCAACATCACGCGCGGTACCCGCGATCTCGCGCTGTTCTCCGTCGCGCAGGTGTCGTTCCGGACGCCGGCCACGTCCGGGGTGGACATGCTGCCCGTCGACCGTGAGCCGACCCTCCGGGAGCGCGACAAGCTTGCCGCGTCCCTGCCCGAGCAGCCGCTCCACGTGGCGGCCCTCTACACCGGCAGGAGGGAGCCCGCCGGGCACTTCGGTCCGGGCCGGGAGGCCGACGCACTCGACGCGGTGGAGGCAGCCAGGATCGTCGGCCGGGCCCTCGGCGCCGAGGTCGAGGTGCGGGCGGCCGAGCGTGCGCCCTGGCACCCGGGCCGCTGCGTGGAGGTCCTGGTCGACGCCGGTGCGGCGGACGACGGGTCGTCGGACGCAGGGGCGGGGGTCGCCGTGGTCGTCGGTCATGCCGGCGAGCTGCACCCCGCGGCGTGCGAGCGACTCGGACTGCCGGCGCGCACCTGCGCCGTCGAGCTGGACCTCACCGCGATCGGCGCCCGCGAGGTCCTGCCCGCCCCGACCATCTCGCCCTTCCCGTCCGTGAACCAGGACGTCGCGCTCGTCGTGGACGCCGCGGTCCCAGCCGCCGAGGTCGAGGCGGCACTCCGATCGGGTGGCGGGGAGCTGCTGGAGAGCGTGCGGTTGTTCGACGTGTACACCGGTGCCCAGCTCGGGGACGGGCGCAAGTCGCTGGCCTACGCATTGACGTTCCGTGCCGGGGACCGCACGCTCACCGAGGACGAGGCGAGCGCGTGGCGTACCGCCGCCGTCGAGGCCGCGGAGGCAGCCGTGGGGGCGAGCCTGCGTGGTTGA
- a CDS encoding DUF2786 domain-containing protein produces MNTSHTTSQDDFRTSSRGAHETAGRPPTEKALERVRKLFAKAESVAGTPEAEVLLERAYALLAKYGVDEALARTGPDTTAAEVAVLDHVISGRYQPDQVGLVAALSTAMHCRAVTSARGDGTRVVHIVGVRRHVERVGMLVGALTGVMLAAAARQQPAPGVSAVTHRKSFMTGFAFEVGRRLEAAERGAVASSRDAAGAGLVLRSDSQRADAELRRRFPTAVRGARRRVGMSGIEEGRRVGGSVDLGQSRFAGGRRQIGA; encoded by the coding sequence GTGAACACCTCCCACACCACTTCCCAGGACGACTTCCGGACCTCGTCACGGGGCGCCCACGAGACGGCGGGACGACCGCCCACGGAGAAGGCTCTGGAACGGGTCCGCAAACTCTTCGCCAAAGCCGAGAGCGTGGCGGGCACGCCGGAGGCCGAGGTCCTGCTCGAACGCGCCTACGCGCTGCTCGCCAAGTACGGGGTCGACGAGGCGCTGGCGCGGACCGGGCCGGACACCACGGCCGCCGAGGTGGCGGTCCTCGACCACGTGATCTCGGGCCGTTACCAACCCGACCAGGTGGGCCTGGTGGCCGCCCTCTCCACGGCCATGCACTGCCGGGCCGTCACCTCCGCCCGCGGGGACGGCACCCGGGTCGTGCACATCGTGGGCGTGCGGCGCCACGTCGAACGGGTGGGCATGCTCGTCGGGGCGCTCACCGGGGTGATGCTCGCCGCGGCCGCCCGCCAGCAGCCCGCCCCGGGGGTTTCCGCCGTCACCCATCGCAAGTCGTTCATGACCGGCTTCGCGTTCGAGGTGGGGCGTCGGCTGGAGGCCGCCGAGCGGGGCGCGGTGGCTTCCAGCCGGGACGCCGCGGGGGCGGGGCTCGTACTGCGATCCGACTCCCAGCGCGCGGATGCCGAACTCCGCCGCCGCTTCCCGACCGCCGTGCGCGGCGCCCGCCGCCGGGTCGGTATGTCCGGGATCGAGGAGGGGCGCCGGGTCGGTGGCTCGGTGGATCTGGGGCAGAGCCGGTTCGCGGGTGGCCGGCGCCAGATCGGGGCCTGA
- a CDS encoding ABC-F family ATP-binding cassette domain-containing protein, with protein sequence MTGTLTARGVGATRGARTLFGGLDLVVAPGDVWGLTGPNGAGKSTLLHALAGDPVAEMTGELTLSPPDATVGLLRQEVERDDDEVVRDFLHRVTGVADALERMNALAGQMADSDSAADAYGDALERWLALGGGDLDERIPVTAARLGLDDAVLGLPMSALSGGQAARVNLSAVLLSQYDLLLLDEPTNDLDLAGLAVLEEFMQAERRPMVVVSHDREFLARCVTGIVELDSAQQQIAVFDGGYEAYLAERALARQRARDAYEEYAGRVDQLKDRVQTQKSWLDKGVRNTMRKTGGKDAERDKHIRNRAGQRSEKQAAKISQSERAMERLEVVAEPRKEWELQMEIATAPRSGSVVAVLAEAVVRRGDFVLGPVTLQIDAGDRILISGSNGSGKTTLLAAITGERSVDSGRATVGSGVQPGTVDQARTEFGGPDPLLDTFCVAADPAGLDPTEARTLLAKFGLGGEHVARACASLSPGERTRAALALLQQRGVNLLVLDEPTNHLDLPAIEQLEQAVDAFGGTVLLITHDRRMRDAFRATRELLVDAGSVRERH encoded by the coding sequence GTGACCGGGACCCTCACCGCCCGCGGAGTCGGCGCCACCCGCGGGGCGCGGACCCTGTTCGGCGGGCTCGACCTCGTCGTCGCACCCGGGGACGTCTGGGGCCTCACCGGCCCCAACGGCGCCGGTAAATCCACCCTCCTCCACGCCCTCGCCGGCGACCCCGTCGCCGAGATGACCGGGGAACTCACCCTCAGCCCGCCGGACGCCACCGTCGGCCTCCTCCGACAGGAGGTGGAGCGCGACGACGACGAGGTTGTCCGCGACTTCCTGCACCGCGTCACCGGGGTCGCGGACGCGCTCGAGCGGATGAACGCGCTGGCAGGGCAGATGGCGGACTCCGACTCCGCCGCGGACGCCTACGGGGACGCCCTGGAGCGCTGGTTGGCTCTCGGCGGTGGCGACCTCGACGAGCGGATCCCCGTCACCGCGGCACGGCTGGGGCTCGACGACGCGGTGTTGGGGCTGCCGATGTCCGCGTTGTCGGGAGGACAGGCCGCCCGCGTGAACCTCAGCGCCGTGCTGCTCAGCCAGTACGACCTCCTGCTGCTGGACGAGCCCACCAATGACCTCGACCTGGCCGGCCTGGCCGTCCTCGAGGAGTTCATGCAGGCCGAACGCCGACCGATGGTGGTGGTGAGCCATGACCGCGAGTTCCTGGCCAGGTGCGTCACCGGCATCGTCGAACTGGACTCGGCCCAGCAGCAGATCGCCGTCTTCGACGGCGGCTACGAGGCATACCTCGCCGAACGGGCGCTGGCACGGCAACGGGCCCGCGACGCCTACGAGGAGTACGCGGGCCGGGTCGATCAGCTGAAGGACCGCGTGCAGACACAGAAATCCTGGCTGGACAAGGGCGTGCGCAACACGATGCGCAAGACCGGCGGAAAGGACGCGGAGCGCGACAAGCACATCCGGAACCGGGCGGGCCAGCGCTCCGAGAAGCAGGCCGCCAAGATCTCCCAGTCCGAGCGGGCGATGGAACGCCTCGAGGTGGTCGCCGAACCGCGCAAGGAGTGGGAGCTCCAGATGGAGATCGCGACGGCGCCCCGCTCCGGTTCCGTGGTGGCCGTGCTCGCCGAGGCCGTCGTGCGCCGCGGCGACTTCGTCCTCGGCCCGGTGACCCTGCAGATCGATGCCGGGGACCGGATCCTCATCAGCGGCTCGAACGGCTCGGGCAAGACCACGCTGCTCGCCGCGATCACCGGGGAGCGGTCGGTCGACTCGGGCCGCGCGACCGTCGGGTCGGGGGTCCAGCCCGGGACGGTGGACCAGGCACGGACGGAGTTCGGCGGGCCGGACCCGCTGCTGGACACGTTCTGCGTCGCCGCCGACCCGGCCGGCCTCGACCCCACCGAGGCCCGCACCCTGCTCGCCAAGTTCGGGCTCGGTGGAGAGCACGTCGCCCGAGCCTGCGCGTCACTGTCACCGGGGGAGCGGACCCGTGCCGCGCTGGCCCTCCTGCAGCAGCGCGGGGTGAACCTGCTGGTGCTGGACGAGCCGACCAACCATCTGGACCTGCCGGCGATCGAGCAGCTCGAGCAGGCCGTGGACGCGTTCGGCGGCACGGTCCTGCTCATCACCCACGACCGGCGGATGCGGGACGCCTTCCGCGCGACCCGCGAGCTGCTGGTCGACGCCGGGTCGGTGCGGGAACGACACTGA
- the pheS gene encoding phenylalanine--tRNA ligase subunit alpha, whose product MSEDTGEVRIDEESLARYSADAEAAFAAAADLEALAAAKTAHLGDRSPIALGRRTLGSLPKEQKASAGKAVNVARTRVQQAYDSRLAELQAERDAAVLVAETLDLTVPSGRAPVGAQHPITIITEQVADVFVAMGWEITEGPEVEAEHYNFDALNFLPDHPARTLQDTFHIAPEGSRQVLRTHTSPVQIRTMLDREPPIYVACPGRTFRTDELDATHTPVFHQVEGLAIDKGLTMAHLRGALDAFARALFGPETRTRMRPNYFPFTEPSAEVDVWFPRKKGGAGWVEWGGCGMVHPNVLTACGIDPEEYSGFAFGMGLERTLQFRNGLSDMRDMVEGDVRFSLPFGIRS is encoded by the coding sequence GTGAGCGAAGACACAGGCGAGGTCCGGATCGACGAGGAGTCGCTGGCGCGGTACTCCGCGGACGCCGAGGCCGCGTTCGCCGCCGCGGCGGACCTCGAGGCGTTGGCCGCCGCCAAGACGGCGCACCTCGGTGACCGCAGCCCCATCGCCCTGGGCCGCCGCACCCTCGGTTCGCTGCCCAAGGAGCAGAAGGCGTCCGCGGGCAAGGCCGTCAACGTGGCACGGACCCGGGTCCAGCAGGCGTACGACTCCCGCCTGGCCGAACTGCAGGCCGAGCGGGACGCCGCCGTCCTCGTGGCCGAGACGCTCGACCTGACGGTCCCGTCGGGGCGCGCGCCGGTGGGCGCGCAGCACCCCATCACCATCATCACCGAGCAGGTCGCGGACGTGTTCGTGGCCATGGGGTGGGAGATCACCGAGGGGCCCGAGGTCGAGGCGGAGCACTACAACTTCGACGCGCTCAACTTCCTTCCCGACCACCCCGCGCGCACCCTCCAGGACACCTTCCACATCGCGCCCGAGGGCAGCCGGCAGGTGTTGCGCACCCACACCTCGCCGGTGCAGATCCGCACCATGCTCGACCGGGAACCGCCCATCTACGTGGCGTGCCCCGGGCGCACGTTCCGCACCGATGAACTCGACGCCACCCACACCCCGGTGTTCCACCAGGTCGAGGGCCTGGCGATCGACAAGGGGCTGACCATGGCGCACCTGCGCGGTGCGCTCGACGCGTTCGCCCGCGCCCTGTTCGGTCCGGAGACCCGCACCCGGATGCGGCCCAACTACTTCCCGTTCACCGAGCCCTCCGCCGAGGTCGACGTGTGGTTCCCGCGCAAGAAGGGCGGCGCCGGCTGGGTCGAGTGGGGCGGCTGCGGGATGGTGCACCCCAACGTACTGACGGCCTGCGGAATCGACCCCGAGGAGTACTCGGGTTTCGCGTTCGGCATGGGCCTGGAGCGCACCCTGCAGTTCCGCAACGGCCTGTCCGACATGCGCGACATGGTGGAGGGCGACGTGCGCTTCTCCCTGCCGTTCGGCATCCGCTCCTGA